From Chitinivorax sp. B:
GACCAAGGTTCTCAGCCACTTCGCGCAGGCGATTGGAATTGGAGCTGTTGGGCGAGCCAACCACCACCACCACGTCAGCCTCTGCAGACAGCTTCTTCACCGCATCCTGACGGTTTTGGGTTGCATAGCAGATATCATCTTTCTTTGGCCCGATAATTGCTGGGAAGCGGGTGCGTAGACTGTTCACGACAGCAGCGGCGTCATCTACCGACAGGGTGGTCTGAGTAACATAAGCTAGTTTTTCGGGATTGCCGACTTGTAAGTTGGCCACATCTGCAACGGTTTCTACCAAATGCATCCCGCCATTGGCTTGCCCCATAGTGCCTTCGACTTCAGGATGACCTTTGTGGCCAATCATTACGATTTCATAGCCACCTTCCCGCATTTTCTTGACCTCCACATGCACTTTGGTCACCAACGGACAGGTGGCGTCGAAAACTTTCAGGCCTCGTGATTCTGCTTCCTGGCGTACAGCTTGAGATACACCGTGGGCACTGAAAATCAAGGTACTACCTGGCGGCACTTCCGACAGATCTTCAATGAAGATGGCACCTTTGCGTTTCAGGTCTTCTACTACGAACTTGTTGTGGACGACTTCGTGGCGCACATAGATGGGGGCACCAAACTGCTGAAGTGCGCGTTCAACAATGGCAATCGCGCGGTCAACACCGGCACAAAAACCCCGAGGGTTGGCGAGAAGAACTTGCATGGCACTCAACTGAAGAATAGGTTGGAACAACCGACTATTTTACTAGGCTTTTGTCTATGGCGAAACCGGCGTTTGGCGGCTTCTGTGTGCTTTAGTGTCTAAAGTACATGGCTTTGCTTCAATTCCAGATACCGATTGACCAGCGCCAGTGGTAGTTGCTCGGGGACAACATCGAGACATCGAGCACCACTGGCCGTCAATTGCCGCAAGGCATGCTGGCGACTGTTGTTATAGTCAACCGTGGCGGCAAAGGTGAGCGCATCGTCAAGGGTATTGACCATGTGGTGCGATAATTCCAGTGCCTCTTCGCGCAAGCTGGCTAGTACGACCAGATGACGTTCGCGCAGCAGCTTCAATGCGGGCAAGAGAATGCTATTATCTTCATCACGTAGGCTTGTGACCAAGATGACCAAGCTACGCCGCTTGACCTGAGCCATCAAATCCAATGCGGCACGGACATAGTCCGGCGACTGATTGCTTGGTTGCAGATCGAACAGCGAATCCATCAACAACGTGGATGTTGATTTGGCCTTGCGTGGTGACAGAAAGCGCGCCTGTTCACTGGCAAAGGTCAGCAGTCCGACCGCATCGCCTTGTCTTAACGCGACATGTCCGAGTAACAACAAGGCATTCAAGGCGTGATCAAAATGTGATAGCTCGCCGTCTTGCGCACTCATACGGCGACCACAATCCAACAGAAAGACGACCTGTTGATCCCGTTCGTCCTGATATTCACGTGAAATCAGTTTGCGCGTACGAGCAGTGGCTTTCCAGTCTATTTGGCGCTGGCTGTCACCTTCTCGATATTCGCGTAATTGGTGAAACTCCATGCCTTCCCCGCGCCGACGATGCTGAAGCACACCCAGCAAGCTCAGGCGGTTGGCGGTTGCAAGCAATGCATAACCTGCCACTTTAGCGAAGTTTGGGAACACGCGAATGGTCTGTTCCCTGCCGAGTCGCACGGTGCGTTGCCACAGGCCGAGCGGACTGTTCAGCCGTGCTTCGACCCGCCCAAATTGAAAGCTGCCACGTTGAGTGGCGCGTACTTGATAGCTTAAGTGCATCCCCGTCTTACCTGGTAGACGAATATGCAAAGGCAGATCCTGACAGGCCAGTTCCATGGGGTGATGGTCATATAACAAGGCTTTGATGGGTAGGCTGCCGGTGTGGCGCAATGTCAGTTTGACTGTGGATTCCACCCCGACCGGAATCACACCAGACACTTCACGTTCGACTGTCAGTAGCAAAGGGGTTC
This genomic window contains:
- the ispH gene encoding 4-hydroxy-3-methylbut-2-enyl diphosphate reductase, encoding MQVLLANPRGFCAGVDRAIAIVERALQQFGAPIYVRHEVVHNKFVVEDLKRKGAIFIEDLSEVPPGSTLIFSAHGVSQAVRQEAESRGLKVFDATCPLVTKVHVEVKKMREGGYEIVMIGHKGHPEVEGTMGQANGGMHLVETVADVANLQVGNPEKLAYVTQTTLSVDDAAAVVNSLRTRFPAIIGPKKDDICYATQNRQDAVKKLSAEADVVVVVGSPNSSNSNRLREVAENLGRPAYMVDNAEQIRAEWFADQQRVGVTAGASAPEVLVQAVIARIRELGAGAVEELQGVEENIVFSLPKGLNQPAA
- a CDS encoding DUF58 domain-containing protein — protein: MLQPSRLLLALLLVLLALAVATIPWPELLQEPWRIVLLVLGGVALLDAILALRTPLLLTVEREVSGVIPVGVESTVKLTLRHTGSLPIKALLYDHHPMELACQDLPLHIRLPGKTGMHLSYQVRATQRGSFQFGRVEARLNSPLGLWQRTVRLGREQTIRVFPNFAKVAGYALLATANRLSLLGVLQHRRRGEGMEFHQLREYREGDSQRQIDWKATARTRKLISREYQDERDQQVVFLLDCGRRMSAQDGELSHFDHALNALLLLGHVALRQGDAVGLLTFASEQARFLSPRKAKSTSTLLMDSLFDLQPSNQSPDYVRAALDLMAQVKRRSLVILVTSLRDEDNSILLPALKLLRERHLVVLASLREEALELSHHMVNTLDDALTFAATVDYNNSRQHALRQLTASGARCLDVVPEQLPLALVNRYLELKQSHVL